From Dermatophagoides farinae isolate YC_2012a chromosome 10, ASM2471394v1, whole genome shotgun sequence, a single genomic window includes:
- the LOC124490604 gene encoding NDP-glycosyltransferase YjiC produces MERKRLKILFLSSDGAGHINACVGLGQEFAKRGHSVHFFTSPKNVGNFEKLGFKEILLEIKQHDDDQKQDSSKLRNSIVKSDLLADLSPYDQLDVFDRHKNSDFFAISMVQEIVKVHQQIKQVIEDEKPNLIIVDYILVAPCIAYGNVAWAYLCSHNPLHLFNSQLLPPITSGLPSHDRTGWADFYDKFRRTYHSSLQHFQNVLNKHYGYSQVVNQDQFILTSPHLNIYGYPDELDYTDIITPADNVVRLDAFFRQSIDHHQVFELPEQFKAKLTAGDGQVKLIYFSLGTFGSTNVKLMQKIIDELATCKHQIIVSTGQSHQQLSLGDNMFGQSHLPQMAILPMVDLVITHGGNNTVTETMANGKPMIVMPLFADQHDNAQRIMEKGYGHRINPHRFRPKELNLLVDQILADNMMIERCAKAGHRIRDSNSKAKACEKIEQLLSGHIQ; encoded by the coding sequence ATCCGATGGTGCTGGCCACATAAATGCATGTGTGGGCCTTGGCCAAGAATTCGCCAAACGAGGTCATAGCGTCCATTTCTTCACTAGTCCAAAAAACGTTGGCAATTTCGAAAAACTTGGCTTCAAAGAAATCCTCTtggaaatcaaacaacatgATGACGATCAGAAGCAAGATTCAAGTAAATTGAGAAACAGTATCGTCAAATCGGATCTTTTAGCCGATTTATCGCCCTACGATCAGCTGGATGTTTTTGACCGTCACAAGAATAGCGATTTTTTTGCCATATCAATGGTTCAAGAGATTGTTAAAGTTCACCAACAAATCAAGCAAGTGATCGAGGACGAAAAGCCCAATCTGATCATTGTCGATTACATATTGGTGGCGCCATGTATCGCGTACGGAAATGTTGCATGGGCATATCTGTGCAGCCACAATCCACTTCACTTGTTCAATTCTCAATTACTGCCGCCAATCACTTCGGGCTTACCCAGTCACGATCGTACAGGATGGGCCGATTTCTATGATAAATTCCGGCGAACCTATCATTCCAGTCTGCAGCATTTTCAAAACGTGTTGAACAAACATTACGGCTATTCACAAGTGGTGAACCAGGATCAATTTATATTGACATCACCTCATCTCAACATCTATGGCTATCCCGATGAATTGGACTATACAGACATTATCACACCGGCCGATAATGTCGTACGTTTGGACGCATTCTTTCGTCAATCCATCGACCACCACCAAGTTTTTGAGCTTCCCGAACAATTTAAAGCCAAATTAACTGCCGGTGATGGTCAAgtcaaattgatttatttttccttAGGCACGTTCGGCAGTACCAACGTGAAATTGATGCagaaaatcattgatgaattggCCACATGTAAACACCAGATAATCGTGTCCACTGGGCAATCACATCAACAATTATCACTTGGTGACAACATGTTTGGCCAATCTCATCTGCCACAGATGGCCATTCTACCTATGGTCGACTTGGTCATCACTCATGGTGGTAACAACACTGTGACCGAAACGATGGCCAATGGAAAACCAATGATAGTGATGCCATTGTTTGCCGATCAACATGACAACGCACAACGAATCATGGAGAAAGGATATGGCCATCGAATCAATCCTCATCGATTCCGGCCCAAAGAGCTGAATCTACTTGTCGATCAAATTCTAGCTgacaatatgatgattgaacgCTGCGCAAAGGCTGGTCATCGTATTCgagattcaaattcaaaagcCAAAGCATGCGAAAAGATTGAACAATTGTTGAGTGGccatattcaatga
- the LOC124490605 gene encoding uncharacterized protein LOC124490605, translating into MADSNIESSSSLTDVDIAAVPFTTHLDDDFDPVVTLNEPFMTNWKETDDHDLLLYPSAPEQVLIDDSSPPLLSNIDEHKQQQNNAENVKTNNDDDKDGDDNVDEDVDDDDDDDDCGDGDDDDTNHSSQQQLPSQQRWPFKASRKWEPKQVQIKTLEGEFSVTMWSHDDMPTIDFVDDFRADENNVSIEDILPSGFYQKSPPQNQDQTITVKNSCSGSITMMTTTRRLISGEDELRTIACPHRGCMKMFRDNSAMRKHLHTHGPRVHVCAECGKSFVESSKLKRHQLVHTGEKPFQCTFDGCGKRFSLDFNLRTHVRIHTGDRPYVCPFDGCLKKFAQSTNLKSHILTHAKSKNYSNLIKPYQCSVKKMITAVVDVGMEAAAAVAAAAGANNNNNNNDNNNCIQPVVGSNAPEPRLIISDVVDVLPPSS; encoded by the exons ATGGCCGATTCTAATATCgaatcctcatcatcattgactgATGTTGATATTGCAGCCGTACCGTTTACCACacatttggatgatgattttgatc cTGTCGTCACTCTGAACGAACCATTCATGACAAATTGGAAAGAAACAGATGATCATGACCTATTGTTGTATCCATCTGCTCCAGAGCAAGTTCTAATCGATGATTCTTCTCCTCCACTGTTgtcaaatattgatgaacataaacaacaacaaaataatgcaGAGAATgtcaaaacaaataatgatgacgataaagatggtgatgataatgtcgatgaagatgttgatgacgacgacgacgatgatgattgtggtgatggtgacgatgatgatacgaatcattcatcacaacaacaattaccgAGTCAGCAAAGATGGCCATTCAAAGCGAGCAGAAAATGGGAGCCGAAACAAGTACAGATCAAAACATTGGAAGGCGAATTCAGTGTGACAATGTGGTCTCATg ATGATATGCCCACCATTGATTTTGTGGATGATTTTCGAGCCGATGAAAACAATGTTTCTATTGAAGATATTCTGCCATCCGGATTCTATCAGAAATCTCCGCCGCAAAACCAAGATCAAACAATCAC TGTGAAGAATAGTTGTTCAGGTTCCATTACAATGATGACCACAACTAGGAGATTGATAAGCGGAGAGGATGAACTCCGTACGATAGCATGTCCTCATCGAGGTTGTATGAAAATGTTTCGTGATAATAGTGCCATGCGAAAACATCTTCACACACATGGCCCTCGTGTTCATGTGTGTGCCGAATGTGGAAAGTCGTTTGTCGAATCCAGTAAACTGAAGCGTCATCAACTGGTGCACACGGGCGAAAAGCCATTCCAG tgTACGTTTGATGGATGTGGAAAACGATTCTCGTTGGATTTCAATCTTCGAACTCATGTAAGGATCCACACAG GTGATCGTCCCTATGTCTGTCCGTTTGATGGTTGTCTGAAGAAATTTGCCCAATCGACCAATCTAAAGTCGCACATTCTAACGCATGCAAAATCGAAAAACTATTCAAACCTAATAAAACCGTATCAGTGTTCGGTAAAGAAGATGATCACTGCTGTGGTTGATGTCGGTATGGAAGCTGCCGCTGCCGTGGCTGCAGCCGCCGGagcaaataacaacaacaacaataacgataATAACAATTGCATTCAACCGGTTGTTGGATCGAATGCGCCTGAGCCGCGGTTGATAATATCCGATGTGGTAGATGTgctaccaccatcatcataa